One window of Spirochaetota bacterium genomic DNA carries:
- a CDS encoding alpha/beta hydrolase-fold protein, giving the protein MQGFFILLILLSILSSVCFGFSFRTNGNFVTIQGFESKVLKNKRTIRVFLPSDYFNSTNYYPVLYAHDGQNVYYDEKNKAKWDVDKTTEILVKEGKIRDVVIVGIDHMGVDRIKEYTPFPFESYGGGAGELYGKFLVEELKPFIETNFRVKTNRDSVGTFGSSLGGLISLYLGMWYPEVFGTVGCFSPSFWWGLERTKSNVVRNLDKLSTLKIYIDMGYSEGGNQESESNIVYTTREICNILLTKIDYPRLLYIEDKKGIHNEISWKERMSNFLVFTLSKESLSQEITSIQLDVHPSEWGVGDKGFVFINATTKDGIVRTIYQLTPSLEKFKYLGNGYIEATESGKGKVSVSIGKLSSSKEINIDTLSRKFGVANINVFATSADVEFLVEDEDGKKTNYTIKLTILSNGERQNLFFTSITNVRGKSYKGKFILDGKIDEGVKQIVINRRLKEYKFKF; this is encoded by the coding sequence ATGCAGGGATTTTTCATATTACTTATCCTACTTTCAATTCTATCAAGTGTATGTTTTGGTTTTTCATTCCGAACCAACGGAAACTTTGTTACAATTCAAGGCTTTGAGTCAAAGGTCCTTAAGAATAAGAGAACAATAAGAGTATTTTTACCTTCGGATTACTTCAACTCAACAAACTACTATCCTGTCCTTTATGCTCACGATGGACAGAACGTATACTACGATGAGAAAAATAAAGCAAAATGGGATGTTGATAAAACAACAGAGATCCTTGTTAAAGAAGGCAAAATTAGAGATGTCGTAATTGTAGGTATAGATCATATGGGGGTTGATAGGATTAAAGAATACACACCATTCCCTTTTGAGAGTTACGGTGGTGGAGCAGGAGAGTTGTATGGTAAATTTCTCGTTGAAGAACTTAAACCATTCATAGAAACCAACTTTAGGGTAAAGACAAACAGAGATTCTGTTGGTACTTTTGGCTCATCTCTCGGAGGTCTTATTTCACTCTACCTTGGGATGTGGTATCCTGAAGTTTTCGGAACAGTCGGTTGTTTCTCTCCTTCTTTTTGGTGGGGGCTTGAAAGAACGAAGTCAAATGTGGTAAGAAACCTTGATAAATTATCAACTCTCAAAATCTACATTGATATGGGCTATAGCGAGGGAGGAAACCAAGAATCAGAAAGTAACATCGTATACACAACAAGAGAGATATGTAATATCCTGCTAACCAAGATTGACTATCCTAGACTATTGTATATTGAGGACAAGAAAGGCATTCACAATGAAATCTCTTGGAAGGAGAGAATGAGTAATTTTCTTGTATTTACTCTGAGTAAAGAATCTTTATCTCAAGAAATAACTAGTATTCAACTTGATGTCCATCCGAGTGAATGGGGTGTCGGAGACAAAGGGTTTGTATTCATTAATGCTACAACGAAAGATGGTATCGTAAGAACCATCTATCAATTGACACCTTCACTAGAAAAGTTCAAGTATCTGGGTAATGGATACATTGAAGCAACGGAAAGTGGAAAAGGGAAAGTATCGGTATCAATTGGAAAACTGTCATCATCAAAAGAGATAAACATAGACACACTTTCAAGAAAGTTCGGAGTAGCAAATATAAATGTTTTCGCAACATCTGCCGATGTTGAGTTTTTGGTTGAAGACGAGGACGGTAAGAAAACTAATTACACAATAAAATTAACAATCTTGAGTAATGGTGAGAGACAAAACTTATTCTTCACATCTATAACCAATGTAAGAGGGAAATCATACAAAGGTAAGTTCATTCTAGATGGAAAGATAGACGAAGGAGTTAAGCAAATAGTAATAAACAGAAGGTTAAAGGAATATAAGTTTAAGTTCTAA
- a CDS encoding DUF3782 domain-containing protein, whose translation MTETELKERLLSIIRTDKDFAFEIHKLILKLYGDELLTKTYFDEALVKYSQDLKREFYSALEKQSEELRKEFYSALEKQSEELRKEFYSALEKQSEDLKKFVLNVKDEIDRKIDREVERLDRKIDESVGRLDRKLEAIGGRWGLSSEKAITKFAEDLVSSWGGEVKKWKSSAVVKIGDFEEKREYEIDIVVKDGVEMVVEVKSSCSVSEVERFEEAVRVYEQEVGRKVSEKRIVTYFIYEDAKKLAEKKGIKVIYP comes from the coding sequence ATGACAGAAACGGAACTCAAAGAGAGATTACTGAGCATAATAAGAACAGATAAGGATTTCGCTTTTGAAATTCATAAATTGATACTGAAGTTGTATGGGGATGAGCTTTTAACAAAGACTTACTTTGATGAAGCACTAGTGAAGTATTCACAAGACCTAAAAAGAGAGTTTTACAGTGCTCTTGAGAAGCAGTCCGAGGAGTTAAGAAAAGAGTTTTACAGTGCTCTTGAGAAGCAGTCGGAGGAGTTAAGAAAAGAGTTTTACAGTGCTCTTGAGAAGCAGTCAGAAGACCTTAAGAAGTTTGTTCTTAACGTTAAAGATGAGATTGATAGGAAGATAGATAGGGAGGTAGAGAGGCTTGACAGGAAGATAGATGAGTCGGTAGGAAGGCTTGATAGGAAACTTGAGGCAATAGGTGGCAGGTGGGGTTTGAGCTCGGAAAAAGCTATCACGAAGTTTGCAGAAGATCTCGTGAGTAGTTGGGGTGGTGAGGTCAAAAAATGGAAGAGTAGTGCTGTTGTAAAGATTGGAGACTTTGAGGAAAAAAGGGAGTATGAGATAGATATAGTAGTTAAGGATGGTGTTGAGATGGTTGTTGAGGTTAAGTCAAGTTGTAGTGTTTCTGAGGTTGAGAGGTTTGAAGAAGCTGTAAGAGTGTATGAACAAGAGGTAGGAAGAAAAGTTAGTGAGAAGAGAATAGTAACATACTTCATCTATGAAGATGCAAAAAAACTAGCAGAAAAGAAAGGAATAAAGGTAATATATCCTTAA